One part of the Coffea eugenioides isolate CCC68of chromosome 10, Ceug_1.0, whole genome shotgun sequence genome encodes these proteins:
- the LOC113749183 gene encoding probable diphthine methyl ester synthase — protein MNLDAVVNSCGCWALVLLHTASSDMFMFRALFHEKTIESTIIGHSLLDIRVKEPSLESLCSYRGKKQYEPPRFMAVSVAIEQLLEVEQMRGENAYTEDTTCVGFARLGSEDQLVVAGSMKQLLEVDFGPPLHCLVIVGDTHPVEEEMLDFYKLAKKQGQA, from the exons ATGAACTTAGATGCTGTAGTTAACAGCTGCGGTTGCTGGGCCCTGGTTTTACTGCACACTGCATCATCTGACAT GTTCATGTTTAGAGCTTTATTCCATGAGAAAACCATCGAATCAACTATCATTGGTCATTCACttctag ACATACGAGTAAAGGAGCCCTCCTTGGAGTCTTTATGCAG TTACAGAGGGAAAAAGCAATATGAGCCTCCAAGGTTTATGGCAGTAAGTGTTGCAATTGAGCAGCTCTTGGAGGTTGAACAAATGCGTGGAGAAAATG CATACACTGAAGACACTACTTGCGTTGGCTTTGCTCGACTTGGTAGTGAAGATCAGTTGGTGGTTGCCGGTTCGATGAAACAATTGTTAGAGGTGGACTTTGGTCCCCCACTGCATTGCCTCGTGATAGTCGGTGATACTCACCccgtggaagaagaaatgctgGATTTCTATAAGCTAGCGAAAAAGCAGGGCCAAGCCTGA
- the LOC113749184 gene encoding L10-interacting MYB domain-containing protein-like, with translation MEVNYSVTEPYFVALIATQRSPLCRLLPWRQFYQVSGDYPGALQRQMDGEANEQLPKQERLRTRWTASLDKIFADLVVQQIQLGNRPNNVFDKKTWNHIREEFNRQTNLNFNNNQLRKHLDVLRTRYCSLKSAFDQQDPIEDSCYIGFDLWEDIGAQHKPAESTKIKDCPIYDQLCAIFADSGADGKYAQSSHYEELDKSAGKYAQSSHYEELDKSAGTDPLYQESGNALPQTPALSRPEQGNPSPPQNMNKTTAERKRKRPAETSRGSGESYLDGNLRNIMAGALLDMIGASKLRSTDMSKTDDKFTITNCIKALDEIEGIEDWLYYAALDLFEDPSSREMFLSLKSNTVRLTWLQGKCGHFFS, from the exons ATGGAG GTAAATTACTCAGTTACGGAGCCGTACTTTGTAGCTTTGATCGCAACTCAGAGGAGCCCGCTCTGTCGCCTCTTGCCGTGGCGACAATTTTACCAGGTTTCCGGCGATTACCCGGGAGCCCTCCAAAG ACAGATGGATGGTGAAGCCAATGAACAGCTGCCCAAACAGGAGCGTTTGAGGACAAGATGGACAGCATCCCTCGATAAGATTTTTGCAGACCTTGTTGTTCAGCAGATTCAACTGGGGAACAGACCAAACAATGTTTTTGACAAGAAGACATGGAACCACATACGCGAAGAATTTAACAGACAGACAAATCTTAACTTTAATAATAATCAATTGAGGAAACACCTTGATGTTCTCCGGACACGTTACTGTAGTCTGAAATCAGCCTTTGATCAACAGGATCCCATAGAAGATTCTTGCTACATTGGGTTTGACCTATGGGAAGACATTGGA GCACAACATAAGCCTGCTGAGTCCACCAAGATCAAGGATTGTCCTATTTATGACCAGTTATGTGCAATTTTTGCGGATTCAGGTGCTGATGGAAAATATGCTCAATCCAGCCACTATGAAGAGCTAGACAAATCTGCTGGGAAATATGCCCAATCCAGCCACTATGAAGAACTGGATAAATCTGCAGGTACAGACCCTTTATATCAGGAAAGTGGAAATGCACTTCCTCAAACCCCTGCGCTGTCAAGACCTGAACAAGGAAATCCATCTCCGCCACAGAATATGAATAAAACCACAGCAGAAAGAAAGAGGAAGCGTCCAGCAGAGACTAGCAGGGGATCCGGAGAAAGTTACTTGGATGGAAATTTAAGAAATATAATGGCAGGAGCATTGTTAGATATGATTGGTGCATCAAAGTTGCGATCAACAGATATGTCTAAGACTGATGATAAATTTACGATAACCAACTGCATAAAAGCTTTGGACGAGATTGAAGGCATTGAGGATTGGCTCTATTATGCAGCGCTGGATCTTTTCGAGGATCCCAGTTCACGAGAGATGTTCCTTTCTCTTAAGAGCAACACAGTAAGGTTAACATGGCTACAGGGGAAGTGTGGTCATTTTTTCTCCTAG